A genomic region of Trichothermofontia sichuanensis B231 contains the following coding sequences:
- a CDS encoding phosphate-starvation-inducible PsiE family protein has translation MREKQGLWERLVYYWQDRNFLKLLKHLESLVSKLLSIAMIMVIFVTLFELISYLIHNLFTPPFGRFSDTLFSIFGLFLNVLIALEILENITAYLRKHVVQVELVIVTSLIAMARKIIIFDLEQKQALDLIALASAVLALSASYWVVRYVNRRQAP, from the coding sequence ATGAGAGAAAAGCAGGGGCTGTGGGAAAGGCTTGTCTATTATTGGCAGGATCGCAACTTTCTTAAACTCCTCAAGCACCTAGAGTCGCTTGTTTCCAAGCTCCTGTCGATCGCGATGATTATGGTGATTTTTGTCACCCTATTTGAATTGATCAGCTATCTCATTCATAACCTGTTCACACCCCCCTTCGGTCGGTTTAGCGATACCCTCTTCAGCATTTTTGGCTTATTTTTAAATGTTTTAATTGCCCTGGAAATTTTGGAAAACATCACGGCCTATCTGCGTAAGCATGTGGTCCAGGTCGAACTGGTGATTGTTACCTCTCTAATCGCAATGGCCCGGAAAATCATTATCTTTGATTTGGAGCAGAAGCAAGCACTCGACCTGATTGCCCTCGCTAGTGCCGTGCTAGCCCTATCGGCGAGTTATTGGGTGGTGCGCTATGTCAACCGCCGCCAGGCTCCCTAG
- a CDS encoding HAD-IB family hydrolase, which produces MLPSDDFTPPTVASALPGETPREPLASVPGDRPIVAVFDFDGTLTRSDAFLAFLRQSVGAARFYLGIIRLFPILLGYALRLIPNWQAKESVLTYFLKGRPLAEVQAWGQRFAASGIGRLLRPEAVQRLRWHQEQGHRTIVISASLEVYLQPWITQMGIDAVSGTTLGVEDHCITGKIAGSNCYGSEKVVRLRAMLGDLSRFYIYAYGDSKGDRELLAIADAPYYRHFGTASGSAPPAWERGLVLSVIATATLYLAIVLWSGVDQFWEALNRLPIWLLPSLAGGVFLGYGLRFLRWQWYLGAMGYWVPWGNSLRIFLASFALTASPGKAGESIKSLLLKRQYNIPIAPTLAGLFCERFTDALSVVLLICLSLSTAADLHWLVLTIGAVQLVLILLLQKPAWIKRGILHPLARWPKVAAIATKFEHLIDSASTLLKPKILVGSTLLALMAWGLEGLVLYVLFQFLGAPTITPYQAVLIHTASGLLGALTFLPGGIGGTEALLIGLSVFYGITPTIAVTATFLIRLLTLWFAVAIGILALIAVQRRLSN; this is translated from the coding sequence TTGTTGCCCTCCGATGACTTTACCCCACCGACGGTTGCCTCTGCTTTGCCTGGAGAAACGCCACGTGAACCGCTAGCGTCAGTCCCAGGCGATCGTCCGATCGTAGCCGTGTTTGACTTTGATGGTACCCTCACCCGCAGTGACGCCTTCCTGGCTTTTTTGCGGCAATCGGTGGGGGCAGCTCGGTTTTATCTGGGCATTATCCGGCTGTTCCCGATCCTCTTGGGCTATGCGCTGCGCTTGATCCCCAACTGGCAGGCCAAGGAAAGTGTGTTGACTTATTTCCTGAAGGGTCGCCCGCTCGCTGAAGTACAAGCGTGGGGACAGCGCTTTGCAGCATCGGGGATTGGGCGGTTGTTGCGGCCAGAGGCAGTGCAGCGGCTCCGTTGGCACCAGGAGCAGGGACACCGCACGATCGTGATCAGCGCGTCGCTAGAGGTGTATCTGCAACCGTGGATTACCCAAATGGGAATCGATGCGGTCTCTGGAACTACGCTGGGGGTTGAGGACCATTGCATTACGGGTAAAATCGCGGGCAGCAACTGCTATGGCTCTGAAAAGGTAGTGCGGCTGCGGGCCATGCTGGGGGATCTGAGCCGGTTTTATATCTATGCCTATGGCGACAGCAAGGGCGATCGGGAATTGTTGGCGATCGCCGATGCCCCCTATTACCGCCATTTCGGCACCGCCAGTGGGAGTGCCCCCCCGGCTTGGGAGCGGGGATTGGTGCTCTCGGTCATTGCAACTGCCACATTGTATTTAGCGATCGTCTTGTGGAGTGGGGTGGATCAGTTTTGGGAAGCGTTGAACCGGTTGCCCATCTGGCTACTCCCTAGTCTGGCTGGAGGGGTGTTTCTGGGATATGGGTTACGCTTCCTGCGCTGGCAGTGGTATCTAGGGGCAATGGGCTACTGGGTACCCTGGGGAAACAGTTTGCGCATCTTCCTGGCCAGTTTTGCCCTGACGGCTTCTCCGGGTAAGGCAGGTGAGTCAATTAAATCGCTTCTGCTCAAGCGCCAATACAATATCCCGATCGCGCCGACCCTGGCGGGGTTATTCTGCGAGCGGTTTACCGATGCCCTGTCGGTGGTGTTGCTCATCTGCCTCAGCTTGTCCACTGCCGCGGATCTACACTGGTTGGTGCTGACGATCGGAGCAGTGCAACTGGTCTTGATCCTGTTACTGCAAAAGCCTGCCTGGATCAAACGGGGCATACTGCATCCCTTGGCGCGTTGGCCCAAGGTGGCGGCGATCGCTACCAAATTTGAACACCTGATTGACAGTGCCAGTACCCTGCTCAAACCCAAAATCCTGGTGGGCAGTACCCTGTTGGCGTTGATGGCATGGGGACTGGAGGGGCTGGTGCTCTATGTCTTGTTCCAATTTTTGGGTGCCCCCACGATCACCCCCTATCAGGCCGTGTTGATCCACACAGCATCAGGGCTGCTGGGTGCCCTAACGTTTTTGCCAGGGGGGATTGGCGGCACTGAAGCCTTATTAATTGGACTATCTGTGTTCTATGGCATAACCCCGACAATCGCCGTCACGGCGACGTTTTTGATCCGGTTATTGACCCTGTGGTTTGCCGTCGCGATCGGCATTCTGGCGCTGATTGCGGTCCAACGGCGCTTGAGCAACTGA
- a CDS encoding NAD(P)H-quinone oxidoreductase subunit F, whose translation MLIAPIFAQTAWWIPLYPFVGMALSLLWSPAVIRRTGPRPAGYVNLIMSFTALVHALLALCVLWQQPAIDLSVSWLQVAGFEISLTLEISSLTIAAILVITGLNFLAQLYGVGYLEMDWGWARLFSLLGLFEAGMCGLALCDSLFFSYVILEILTLGTYLLIGVWYNQPLVVTGARDAFLTKRIGDLFLLMGVLAIYPLAGSWNYDDLATWAATAEVNPTLIALIGLALLAGPMGKCAQFPLHLWLDEAMEGPYPSTILRNSVVVGTGAWVLIKLMPVLTLSPVVSAVTIAVGVVTAVGGSLIAIAQIDIKRALSYSVSAYMGLVFIAVGTQQVEAAFFLLLIHALSMALLVMSTGSIVLNNITQDLTQLGGLWRRRPISGLSYLIGAAGLTALPPLGGFWALVKLADGLWSTYPLLVGVLLLVNGLTSLSLMREFCLIFTGAPQQMTVRSPENIWLITLPMTITLGLVLHAPLILLNLGLLPDWLTLNRSLAFLLVASTMVGGTVGALLYLRPGKRQPVQLPWRSVQDLLAYDFYTPRLYRASVVFGVDVLSRITDWFDRYFVDGIVNFVGLASLFGGETLKYSNSGQTWFYVLTITVGLAAIASLMSWGFITHLFGTLIH comes from the coding sequence ATGTTGATTGCTCCTATATTCGCCCAAACTGCCTGGTGGATTCCCCTTTATCCGTTTGTTGGCATGGCCCTATCGCTGCTGTGGTCACCGGCTGTGATTCGGCGCACGGGGCCGCGACCGGCGGGCTATGTCAACCTGATCATGTCCTTTACCGCCCTTGTCCATGCGCTGTTGGCTCTATGTGTCCTGTGGCAGCAACCGGCGATCGACCTGTCCGTGTCCTGGTTACAGGTAGCAGGGTTTGAGATTAGTCTGACGCTGGAGATTTCCAGTCTGACGATCGCAGCTATCCTGGTAATCACGGGTCTGAACTTTCTGGCCCAGCTCTACGGCGTGGGCTATCTGGAGATGGATTGGGGCTGGGCACGCCTCTTCTCCTTGTTGGGGCTATTTGAGGCGGGCATGTGCGGGCTGGCTCTGTGTGATTCGCTCTTTTTCAGCTACGTCATTCTGGAAATCCTGACGCTGGGTACTTATTTGTTAATTGGTGTTTGGTATAACCAACCCCTGGTGGTGACGGGGGCACGGGATGCTTTCCTGACCAAGCGCATTGGGGACCTGTTTCTGCTGATGGGGGTACTAGCGATTTATCCCCTGGCTGGCAGTTGGAACTATGACGATTTGGCCACTTGGGCGGCAACGGCGGAGGTGAACCCCACCCTAATCGCCCTGATTGGTTTAGCCCTACTGGCGGGTCCAATGGGTAAGTGCGCCCAGTTTCCCCTCCACCTCTGGTTGGATGAGGCAATGGAAGGGCCGTATCCCAGCACAATTTTGCGGAATTCAGTGGTGGTGGGCACGGGGGCCTGGGTGTTGATCAAGCTCATGCCGGTGTTGACCTTATCCCCAGTGGTGTCGGCAGTGACGATCGCGGTGGGCGTGGTCACGGCAGTTGGCGGTAGTTTAATTGCGATCGCCCAAATTGACATCAAACGCGCCCTTTCCTACTCCGTCAGTGCCTACATGGGCCTAGTGTTCATCGCGGTGGGTACCCAGCAGGTGGAAGCGGCCTTCTTCCTATTGCTGATCCATGCCCTCTCAATGGCGCTGCTGGTGATGAGTACGGGGTCGATCGTGCTGAATAACATTACCCAGGATCTCACCCAACTGGGGGGCCTCTGGCGGCGGCGTCCGATTTCCGGTCTGAGCTATCTGATCGGAGCAGCCGGGTTGACTGCTCTGCCTCCCTTGGGCGGGTTTTGGGCTTTAGTGAAATTGGCGGATGGTCTCTGGTCTACCTATCCCCTGTTAGTCGGCGTGTTGTTACTGGTGAATGGCTTAACCAGCCTGAGTTTGATGCGGGAGTTTTGCTTGATTTTCACGGGGGCACCGCAGCAGATGACCGTGCGATCGCCGGAAAACATTTGGCTGATCACCCTGCCCATGACGATCACGCTAGGGTTAGTCCTCCATGCGCCGCTGATCCTACTGAACTTAGGACTCTTACCCGATTGGCTGACCCTGAACCGCAGTCTGGCCTTTTTGCTGGTGGCTTCCACTATGGTGGGGGGCACCGTGGGGGCGCTACTTTATCTGCGGCCAGGGAAACGTCAACCCGTGCAATTGCCCTGGCGCTCAGTACAAGATCTCCTGGCCTATGACTTCTACACCCCGCGTTTATACCGCGCCAGTGTGGTCTTCGGTGTAGACGTTTTGTCGCGTATTACCGACTGGTTCGATCGTTACTTTGTTGATGGCATTGTCAACTTTGTGGGCCTTGCCTCATTGTTTGGCGGGGAAACCCTGAAGTACAGCAATTCCGGCCAAACCTGGTTCTACGTCTTAACCATTACCGTCGGTCTTGCCGCGATCGCCAGCCTCATGAGTTGGGGCTTCATCACCCATCTTTTCGGCACCCTGATTCACTAA
- a CDS encoding phosphoketolase family protein: MPQTTASSSTQPLTAAELRKIDAYWRACNYLALGMIYLRDNPLLREPLKAEHVKYRLLGHWGSSPGLSFIYVHLNRIIKQHHQSMVYVAGPGHGAPGVLAPVYLEGSYSEIYPDKSEDLEGLFKFFKQFSFPGGIGSHCTPETPGSIHEGGELGYSLSHAYGIAFDNPETIVAAVVGDGEAETGPLATAWHSNKFINPARDGAVLPILHLNGYKIANPTILSRISHEELECLFKGYGYKPYFVEGSDPEFMHQAMAATLDTVIAEIKQIQQAARSGGPIVRPKWPMIVLRSPKGWTAPAEIDGHKVEGFWRSHQVPMADLHTNPAHLKLLEDWLRSYKPEELFDEKGSLIPELKELSPTGNLRMGSNPITNGGILRKELKMPDFRNYAVEVPEPGTMEAENTRPLGAFLRDVMRNNMHNFRMFGPDETASNRLTAVYEVSKKTWLADLLPEDADGSELAVDGRVMEMLSEHTLVGWMEGYLLSGRHGFFHTYEAFAHVIDSMFNQHAKWLDICRNEVPWRAPISSWNILLSSTVWRQDHNGFSHQDPGFVDLVTNKSPDVVRIYFPPDANCLLSVADHCLRSTNYTNVIVADKQKHLQYLSIDEAIKHCTKGIGIWDWACNDDCGTDPDEPDVVMACCGDIPTKEALAATAILREEFPSLKVRFINVVDLLTLMSASEHPHGLSEREFDTLFTPDKPVIFNFHGYPWLIHKLTYRRTNQDRIHVRGYKEKGNINTPLELAINNEIDRFKLVIDVIDRVPSLGSRGAHVRERMKNAIIDNRNYAHEHGIDKDEITNWRWPG, from the coding sequence ATGCCTCAAACCACAGCAAGTTCAAGTACGCAACCTCTGACAGCGGCAGAACTGCGCAAGATTGATGCCTATTGGCGTGCTTGCAACTATTTGGCCCTAGGGATGATCTACCTGCGGGATAATCCCCTGCTCCGGGAACCGCTCAAAGCAGAGCATGTCAAATATCGCCTCTTGGGACACTGGGGGTCCAGTCCCGGCCTGAGCTTCATCTATGTTCACCTGAACCGCATTATCAAGCAGCACCACCAGAGCATGGTGTATGTGGCAGGGCCAGGTCATGGTGCTCCTGGTGTGCTTGCCCCCGTCTATCTGGAAGGGTCTTATTCCGAGATCTATCCCGATAAAAGTGAAGACCTGGAGGGGCTGTTTAAGTTCTTCAAGCAGTTTTCCTTCCCCGGCGGTATTGGGAGCCACTGTACTCCAGAAACGCCTGGCTCGATCCACGAAGGCGGCGAACTCGGATACAGTCTCTCCCACGCCTATGGGATTGCCTTTGATAATCCAGAGACGATCGTTGCTGCCGTAGTGGGGGATGGGGAAGCGGAAACCGGTCCCCTGGCAACGGCATGGCACTCGAATAAGTTCATCAATCCGGCTCGTGATGGTGCGGTGCTACCGATCCTACATCTGAATGGCTATAAGATTGCCAACCCAACAATTTTGTCGCGCATCAGCCATGAGGAGTTGGAGTGCTTGTTCAAGGGCTATGGGTACAAGCCCTACTTTGTTGAAGGCTCCGATCCGGAATTCATGCACCAGGCAATGGCAGCAACCCTAGATACGGTGATTGCTGAAATTAAGCAAATCCAGCAGGCGGCCCGCAGTGGTGGCCCGATCGTGCGACCCAAGTGGCCGATGATTGTGCTGCGATCGCCCAAAGGGTGGACAGCGCCGGCGGAGATTGATGGCCACAAGGTTGAAGGTTTCTGGCGATCGCACCAGGTGCCAATGGCAGATCTGCACACTAATCCGGCCCATTTAAAACTCTTGGAAGATTGGCTACGCAGTTACAAACCGGAAGAACTTTTTGATGAGAAGGGTTCTCTGATTCCGGAACTCAAGGAATTATCCCCCACCGGCAATCTACGCATGGGATCAAACCCAATTACTAATGGGGGTATCCTGCGCAAGGAACTTAAGATGCCTGACTTCCGCAACTATGCTGTTGAGGTCCCTGAACCGGGCACGATGGAAGCCGAAAATACGCGGCCACTGGGGGCATTTCTGCGGGACGTTATGCGCAATAATATGCATAATTTCCGAATGTTTGGCCCGGATGAAACCGCGTCGAACCGCCTGACTGCTGTCTATGAAGTGAGCAAGAAAACCTGGCTAGCGGATTTACTGCCAGAAGATGCCGATGGCAGCGAACTGGCTGTTGATGGTCGGGTCATGGAAATGCTGAGTGAGCATACGCTAGTGGGTTGGATGGAGGGATATTTGCTCTCTGGACGGCATGGATTTTTCCACACCTACGAAGCCTTTGCTCATGTGATCGATTCAATGTTTAACCAACACGCCAAGTGGTTGGATATCTGTCGCAATGAAGTTCCTTGGCGGGCACCAATTTCTTCCTGGAATATTCTGTTATCATCAACGGTTTGGCGTCAGGATCACAATGGTTTTTCGCACCAAGATCCTGGTTTTGTGGATTTGGTCACCAACAAGAGTCCTGATGTGGTCCGGATTTATTTCCCACCGGATGCTAACTGCTTGCTGTCGGTTGCTGATCACTGCTTGCGGAGTACCAACTACACCAATGTCATCGTGGCGGATAAGCAAAAGCATTTGCAATATCTGAGCATAGATGAGGCAATTAAGCACTGCACTAAGGGGATTGGTATTTGGGATTGGGCCTGCAATGATGACTGTGGCACAGATCCCGATGAACCGGATGTGGTGATGGCCTGCTGTGGGGATATTCCCACTAAAGAAGCCCTGGCAGCGACGGCGATCCTGCGGGAGGAATTCCCCTCGCTCAAGGTACGGTTTATCAATGTGGTAGATCTGCTGACCTTGATGTCGGCTTCGGAGCATCCGCATGGTCTCTCAGAGCGGGAGTTTGATACCCTCTTTACGCCGGATAAACCGGTGATCTTTAACTTCCACGGCTATCCCTGGTTAATTCACAAATTGACCTACCGCCGTACCAATCAGGATCGCATCCATGTACGTGGTTATAAGGAAAAAGGCAATATCAACACTCCCCTGGAGTTGGCTATCAATAATGAGATCGATCGCTTTAAGTTAGTGATTGATGTGATCGATCGCGTCCCTAGCCTGGGTTCGCGGGGTGCCCATGTGCGTGAACGCATGAAGAATGCGATCATCGACAACCGCAACTATGCCCATGAACATGGCATTGACAAGGATGAGATCACTAACTGGCGGTGGCCGGGTTAA
- a CDS encoding NADH-quinone oxidoreductase subunit M, protein MLSVLIWAPIVGAAIVGLLPQSVSAKNVRLAALCWTGAILIWNLWLMTQFDLGQAGLQFTEFVPWLPQIGLNYQVGIDGLSFPLLVLNSLLSWIAIYSSREDTIRPRLFYALILLINGGVAGAFLAQNLLLFFLFYEVELIPFYLLIAVWGDARRSYAATKFLLYTATSGALILAGFLGLIWLTGASSFAYESLLGQTLPLGVQLVLLGVLLIGFGIKIPLVPLHTWLPDTYVSASTPIAILLGGVLAKLGTYGIFRFGLGLFPEAWSSLSPWLATWAAVSVLYGATVAIAQKDIKRMVAYSSIGHMGYVLLGGAAMTGLSLSGGVSQMVAHGLILALLFHLVGLVEAKVGTRELDVLNGLLNPVRGLPLVSALLILGGMASAGIPGLVGFVAEFLVFQGSYTVFPVQTLFCVVGTGLTAVYFVILLNRTCFGRLDNAIAYFPKMEWSERVPALILMWLIFLLGIQPNWLVRWNEKTTVALVASFPTVGPGRLADLHPLAMQSQPLTAPAISAQVHPPVATFILDSALSTAEGLQSSSP, encoded by the coding sequence ATGCTAAGTGTGTTGATCTGGGCACCGATCGTCGGTGCAGCGATTGTGGGGCTTCTGCCCCAGTCGGTGTCAGCCAAAAACGTGCGGTTAGCCGCCCTCTGCTGGACCGGGGCCATTCTGATCTGGAATCTGTGGTTAATGACCCAATTTGATCTCGGTCAGGCCGGGTTACAGTTTACTGAATTTGTGCCGTGGTTACCCCAAATTGGTTTGAATTATCAGGTGGGGATCGATGGCCTTTCCTTTCCCCTATTGGTTCTGAACAGTTTGCTAAGCTGGATTGCCATTTATAGCAGTCGGGAAGATACGATCCGTCCACGCCTATTTTATGCGTTGATCCTGCTGATCAACGGTGGGGTTGCCGGGGCATTTCTGGCCCAAAACCTGTTACTGTTCTTCCTGTTTTACGAGGTTGAACTGATCCCCTTTTATTTGCTGATTGCGGTTTGGGGCGATGCCAGACGTAGTTATGCTGCGACCAAATTTCTGTTGTATACCGCCACATCGGGTGCCCTGATCCTGGCGGGATTCCTGGGCCTGATTTGGCTGACCGGGGCTTCTAGCTTTGCCTACGAATCACTCCTGGGCCAGACGCTACCATTGGGTGTCCAATTGGTGCTGCTGGGTGTTCTCCTGATTGGTTTTGGCATCAAAATCCCCCTAGTGCCGCTGCATACTTGGCTGCCCGATACCTACGTTTCTGCTTCGACCCCGATCGCGATCCTCCTCGGCGGTGTCTTGGCCAAGCTAGGGACCTACGGGATTTTTCGGTTTGGCCTGGGTCTATTTCCGGAAGCCTGGAGTAGCCTTTCCCCCTGGCTGGCCACTTGGGCAGCAGTGAGTGTGCTGTATGGGGCAACCGTCGCGATCGCCCAGAAGGATATCAAACGGATGGTGGCCTATAGCTCGATCGGGCACATGGGCTACGTGCTCTTGGGGGGAGCGGCGATGACTGGCCTGAGCCTATCGGGTGGGGTGTCCCAGATGGTGGCCCACGGTTTGATCCTGGCCCTGTTGTTTCACCTGGTTGGTCTGGTTGAGGCCAAAGTTGGCACCCGTGAATTGGATGTGCTCAACGGCCTGCTGAATCCCGTGCGGGGGTTACCCCTCGTGAGCGCGCTGCTCATTTTAGGCGGCATGGCCAGTGCCGGGATTCCTGGTCTGGTTGGCTTTGTTGCCGAATTCCTAGTGTTCCAGGGCAGTTACACCGTTTTCCCAGTACAAACTCTGTTTTGTGTCGTGGGAACTGGTTTAACAGCGGTGTACTTTGTGATTTTGCTAAACCGCACCTGTTTTGGTCGCTTGGACAATGCGATCGCCTATTTTCCGAAGATGGAATGGTCCGAGCGGGTTCCGGCCCTCATCCTCATGTGGCTGATCTTCCTACTAGGCATTCAGCCCAACTGGCTAGTCCGCTGGAACGAGAAAACCACAGTTGCACTAGTAGCCTCCTTCCCCACCGTTGGCCCTGGCCGTCTGGCAGATCTGCATCCGCTCGCCATGCAATCCCAGCCCTTAACAGCCCCCGCGATTTCTGCCCAAGTGCATCCCCCCGTTGCTACCTTCATCCTAGATTCCGCTCTCAGCACAGCAGAAGGTCTGCAATCTAGCTCCCCTTAG
- the cobA gene encoding uroporphyrinogen-III C-methyltransferase codes for MTSDASIVASPSTFVGKVYLVGAGPGDPGLMTLRGKTLLECADVVVHDALISPEILAMINPLAERIDAGKRRGRHSMLQPEITQLLIDSAHRHAIVVRLKGGDPFVFGRGGEEMAALVAAQIPVEVVPGITAGVAAPAYAGIPLTHRDYSSSVVFVTGHEAAGKYHPQINWAAIAQAAETIVVYMGVQNLPHIVEKLQQGGLPATTPVALIRWGTQQQQAILTGQLATIVAQVEATALSAPAIVIIGRVVELHTLLPTQTLATLTPPLSSLTYGHCNLG; via the coding sequence ATGACCTCCGATGCTTCTATCGTTGCTAGTCCATCGACGTTTGTTGGTAAGGTGTACCTGGTGGGGGCGGGGCCAGGGGACCCTGGGTTGATGACCCTACGCGGCAAAACGCTGTTGGAATGTGCAGATGTGGTAGTGCATGACGCCCTGATCAGTCCCGAAATTTTGGCCATGATCAATCCCCTGGCTGAACGGATTGATGCGGGCAAGCGGCGGGGACGCCATTCCATGCTTCAACCGGAGATTACCCAGCTTTTGATTGACTCGGCTCATCGCCATGCGATCGTGGTGCGGCTGAAGGGGGGCGATCCCTTTGTTTTTGGGCGCGGGGGGGAGGAGATGGCGGCCCTCGTGGCGGCCCAGATTCCGGTGGAAGTGGTGCCTGGGATTACGGCAGGGGTGGCGGCTCCGGCCTATGCGGGCATTCCCTTGACCCATCGGGACTATAGTTCATCGGTGGTATTTGTCACCGGGCATGAAGCCGCCGGCAAATACCATCCCCAGATCAACTGGGCCGCGATCGCCCAGGCGGCAGAAACGATCGTGGTTTACATGGGGGTGCAGAATTTGCCCCACATTGTCGAGAAACTTCAGCAGGGGGGGCTACCGGCCACCACTCCAGTTGCCTTGATTCGCTGGGGTACCCAACAGCAACAGGCCATTCTCACTGGGCAATTGGCGACGATCGTCGCTCAAGTGGAAGCTACAGCATTGAGTGCACCCGCGATCGTAATTATTGGCCGCGTGGTTGAATTGCATACCCTGCTGCCAACCCAGACCCTAGCAACCTTAACCCCACCCCTGTCCTCTCTCACCTATGGTCATTGCAATTTAGGCTGA
- a CDS encoding LysR family transcriptional regulator produces MIHATLHQLKVFETAARHGSFTKAAEELSITQPTVSSQVKQLSQSVGLPLFEQIGKQLYLTEAGKALLTTCQSVFEELDNFEMTVADFKGTRQGRLRLAVVTTAKYFIPRILGAFCEQYPGIDISLQVTNHEQMVQRMLNNEDDLYILSQPPADLDLTSQVFLENPLVVVARTDHPLAHSRNIPITCLNDELFIMREVGSGTRDAVQELFDHHQVKVKVRLELGSNEAIKDAIAGGLGMSVLSKHTLITEAAMTHELTILDVQHFPIKRCWYVSHLTGKQLSVIAQVFLEYLMNTRDPVVRSDRIPVYQ; encoded by the coding sequence TTGATTCACGCCACTCTGCACCAGTTAAAGGTTTTTGAGACGGCTGCCCGCCACGGCAGTTTCACCAAAGCAGCTGAGGAGTTGTCAATTACGCAGCCCACGGTTTCTAGCCAGGTGAAGCAATTAAGCCAATCGGTGGGCCTGCCTTTGTTCGAGCAAATTGGTAAACAACTGTACCTGACGGAGGCCGGTAAAGCATTGCTGACCACCTGCCAGTCGGTCTTTGAAGAACTGGATAACTTCGAGATGACGGTGGCCGACTTTAAGGGGACGCGGCAGGGCCGTCTGCGGTTAGCGGTAGTCACTACCGCCAAGTATTTTATTCCCCGTATCCTGGGGGCGTTCTGTGAGCAGTACCCCGGCATCGACATTTCTCTGCAAGTGACGAACCACGAGCAGATGGTCCAGCGAATGCTCAACAACGAGGATGATCTTTATATCCTGAGCCAACCCCCCGCTGATCTGGATCTCACGTCCCAGGTCTTTTTAGAAAACCCCCTGGTGGTGGTGGCCCGCACCGATCATCCCCTGGCCCACAGCCGGAACATTCCGATTACGTGTCTCAATGATGAGCTGTTTATTATGCGGGAAGTGGGATCAGGCACCCGCGATGCTGTTCAGGAATTGTTTGATCACCACCAGGTTAAGGTCAAAGTGCGGCTAGAGTTGGGCAGTAATGAGGCGATTAAAGACGCGATCGCGGGTGGGTTGGGTATGTCTGTGCTCTCGAAGCATACCCTGATTACAGAAGCAGCTATGACCCACGAACTCACCATTCTGGATGTTCAACACTTCCCGATCAAGCGCTGCTGGTATGTGTCCCACCTGACCGGTAAGCAGCTATCGGTGATTGCCCAGGTATTTTTGGAATACCTGATGAATACCCGCGATCCGGTGGTGAGGAGCGATCGCATCCCAGTTTATCAATAG